In the genome of Carya illinoinensis cultivar Pawnee chromosome 13, C.illinoinensisPawnee_v1, whole genome shotgun sequence, the window cggaagcaacaaaataaacaacaagcacacaaagaacaccaagatttaagtggttcagctcaatgtgagcctacgtccactgtcggggtcggtttcaacaaattcactatgaacaaagatggagtacaagagtattgatcacaaaatccttaatcctaaagccccaatacacccaatggactcttaggattgtgtacaaaaggattctcaaaactctctctaactTGGCTGCTGAGGTCTctccaaaatgaagagaaaatgatgtatttatagcacaAGGCGCTAATTCAGAACATTCACTCGAACGgacgtcgagcgaagtgtcgagcgcaagttagggttgcattctcgctcaagcggacagtcgagcggaggtcgagcggaactctctggaagatttcgctcgagcggacagtcgagcaGAGGTCGAgtggaactctctggatgagttcgctcgaggggactgtcgagcggaggtTGAGCGGAACCTTAGCTTGAGCCAGGGTCGAGCCAGGGTCGAGCAACAGTCAAGCCAAGCcccaaaaaatacattttcagcaggaaatcaagccaaaactCAACAAAGAATTTCCTTCTCtgttaatttctcttttaatgtaaCTTGAAGTCTATTTAGATCCTTGATATTGATATCACAAGTTGCCGAAGTCATTGCTTCTAGAATTGTCTTCGTTATTGTGtgcaaatcaaattcttttgagACACAAACCCATGCatcaagattaaaatgttgCTTAACCCTGTTGTCATTATATAGAAGCTGAGCTAGGGTGGTCTTGCCAATGCCTCCCATGCCAACTATAGCTATCAAGGACATTTCGTTGCCAGAGGAATCGCCCGAGAGCAACAAGTTAACTATTGCCTCCTTATCATCATCCCTATCAAAAATACCAGATTCTTCGACTAAAGAAGTTGTGGGCAATCTTTCTTGCAGATTCCCTCCAACACCTGCTCTTAAACCTATGAAATCCTTTTGCAAGGCTAGAAATTCTAGTCTCTCAAGTAGCTCTTTTATCTCTCTTTCTATCTTGTTGACAAAAAGAGACAGAGAGATGTGGTTTCGTACCTTATTTGCAGCAATTTGAAATTCAGCATCCAACTCATGTCGCAAGGCTTTGGTAAAAATATCATCCACGATATCCTCCGCATCGTAGACAGCATCTATCAACCCATCAAGCCACGTTCTCACACTGGGCATTGTGAGCTGCTTATCCTCCGCGTCTTCAAGCACTGTATTCATGGACTGTAGTGCAATCTCTAACTTCCTTAAGAGATTTTTGGTGAGTTTTTGCCATCGAAATAAATCAAGAACCTTGGGAGTTGCCATTCTATCAAACAACACTTGGAGGAAGGCGGAGAGAAATGCTCCTCCTACCAAGGCCCCGGccatgttctctttgttgaaaagtaaaaattcGAAGGAAATGAAGGAAGGTGGACGAAAATAGCTgagcaaaagaaaaatcagagtACTGCATGCGAGCTTTCATTTGCTTTTAAACCATAGAACTGGGTTCCCTGCAGATTGAGTCAACTTAAGGCGGCTAAGTTTAAGAAACGACGAAATTATGCAGGTGGAATAATATCCATGTCAACGAACAACAGTCCTCTCGTTATTTGTAATATTgtatagttataatattttagattgTAGGTTAAACATGACCTTACGGCGTAATTTAGGGCCTCACATCTTTGGTGGTGATACATACAATACTGTCAAGCATCAAATGTAATTGAAAAAATCACATGTTAGATGATATTCCTGCTCAAAACAAATAATACATAACCATGTAAATTTATACTATAAAATGGGAGGAAATTCTCTTAAAGGATCATTGAATTCATTTGACAATCCGAACATGTGAAGGTCGTCGTTTTCTGTTCTGGATCATTATTTGCagcattaaaatttaattattgtcTGAGAGGAAGAAGAATCAAAGGGCTCTTTCCTTTGATTCGACTGTTTTACGTAGAATAGTGCCTTTGTGCGTGCAGGTTGGACCTGGGTAAGTGAAACTGTGAAAGTCTTGTCATGGATGCAATGCATTTTTATCTATTTGAGAACATTTTTAAAcagttaaaacttaaaatctgcGGCTGGAGATCAAGCAAAGGAATCATGAAAAAGTCCAAACTGGCAGACTAGATCCCTGATTTCAAAGTCAACTTCCCTCAACCAATATAAGCCATGCAGATCTGCAAATTTTTGAAGTTTCTTAACGTCACAAGGAAAGAGAAAGGACAACGGAAAACAGcttgaaaagcaaaaaaaaactttaaatagCCAAAAGTCGAAAGGAAAGCCATCtatgatttaatataaaattcaatcacaagtattaaatttttaaaaaaaaaaaaaaaaaaataccaccaGCAGTCCAATGTCCTAAGAAAAGTCTTCCTTGGCAGCTTTCAAAAATACAATTTAATTGAAATGCGGTGTAAAGCAATTACGAAGGACCAAATTCCTGCAGTAGCAATCGAGAAAAGCCGTTCTTGTGTGCATTTTCAAATAAGGATATAGCTACAAGAAGATAGCCCCACTCGTTTTTAAAAGTTTCCAATTCAGCAATCAGAAAATAGAAGGAATGCTTTCTttgtttcaatttcaaattctgTCCTCTTGTCTCAATCATTTCCTTTTGGTGTACCTAGCCAGAAATCATCCCACTCGCTGGTCGTAAGTGGTACCTGAacaggaaaaacaaaaggaaaaaacatcTATTAACTTGATATCTCGAGTTTTGCAACCTAAATCAGTTTATGACTTGCAAAGAACTATACTGGATTTGATAATAAGAACTGAAAATTGCCTTAATCCAAAGCCTGGGTGGTTGCAATCGAAGAACTACAATGGTGGGTGGTGCTGATGCTATCCGAGTAGGGCTGGATGGTTGCATTGAACCTATCCAGGGTCTTTGAATAACCATGAATCCACTGGCCTAAATCCCAGCGGCTGTGGGGTGAGAACTGCAGTCTGTGGCATTTTACGGCCAGGAACTGAGCCCAGTTGTAAAGTAAAAGGGACAACAGGACCAACCTAGGTGGTATGGGTTGATTAGGATAATCGGTTCCCTGAAATACATGCAGGAGATTTTTCAGTCTGCCAATCACAATCTGCTTATAATATTGAAATttacatcaaaacaaaaaaatatatacatgtagagagagagagacagagatcaAAGATTCAAAAGTACTTACAGGATTGTATCCTGAGAAACCAATGTGGCTGCTAAATGCTGATATAGCTCTTCATTTTTTCCGTGCAAAAGGAGTtccagacaaaaaaaaaaaaaaaaaaaaaaggcctcaTATCAGGTTGGGCAGTAATATAAGGTGCTGGAAATTTGGCTAGAAGAGGAAGATGATAAATAAGTTATAGAACTCGTATCTAACAGGATAGTGAGGgaaatttaagaaggaaattttATGCAGAATTTGGGTTACAGTTTGATAACAAAACCACATTAGCATTTGAAGCATGTCAAatgccttatatatatatatataagtaaaacttTATAGATAGGAatgggcatagcccaagtacacaggaagtatatgCAGAAAATGCCCAAGTACCATTAAGCACTAGAGAAGGATACAAACAAATCATGAAAACAATCCTCATTACAACTAATGACCGAAGCCCAAGAAAATCGAATgccaaaaattttgtaaatgacAAAGCTGGAATATAATTTGtatatgaaaggaaaaaaaattttattacagTATTTCTGATTTAACTACTTCTAGCTCTAAGGTATAAAATATAATCGATTAATGCAACACTTGGGCAGCAGATAAATACAgtgcaaaataaaacattttaacaaaATCTATAGAGTTACTAAGAAGCTCTGAGtaccaaacaaaacaaacaaatgaaaaagagaagtaCCAGACGAACTCTAAACACAAAGTACCTGCGAAGGGATCAGACCAGGCATGGAAGGTATGTCTTTTGGGGGTCGATATGGGGCAGGACTGCCATATCATCCTCCATAAGGAGAACTGCAGGAATGTTGATAATTTCCTCCATACAGACTGCTAGGAACACACAGGTTGCTGTTTCTTGGACAGAAAACATCAGTtgaaaaaacacataaaaatccCTCAGAGCAACAGAACAAAGTGGGCAATTAAACAGCTGCTGAACAAGCGAACTAGCTCTTGTCACCTTTAGTATATTGTATTTTGTGATGTTCATTCGGTGCTTCTATAATCCCCTCATCCAATGCTGGGTCAACACTCCCCTTAATCATCTAGTTCTTGCGGCAATTGTTCTGAACCAAGGGTAGTATCCCCAATAGCAAGTCATTACGAGAGCTTGACAAAGGTGTATCATCAGTCAAATTTGCCAATTAAATTGACTGACCAAATCATCTTCGATCAAGAATTAAGTTGCAGCCACAAACCTAGCCAAgggaaaacaaatgaaaaaaaataaaaagaaaaagaaattgatcaTTTGAGCACAAACATACACCAACCAATATATATACCTCCGAATGACCAGCTGAACACCTGAGGAGGTTGACAAAAGCCAAAAGATGCCCCGGCAAGACATTTA includes:
- the LOC122292640 gene encoding putative disease resistance RPP13-like protein 1 isoform X2; protein product: MAGALVGGAFLSAFLQVLFDRMATPKVLDLFRWQKLTKNLLRKLEIALQSMNTVLEDAEDKQLTMPSVRTWLDGLIDAVYDAEDIVDDIFTKALRHELDAEFQIAANKVRNHISLSLFVNKIEREIKELLERLEFLALQKDFIGLRAGVGGNLQERLPTTSLVEESGIFDRDDDKEAIVNLLLSGDSSGNEMSLIAIVGMGGIGKTTLAQLLYNDNRVKQHFNLDAWVCVSKEFDLHTITKTILEAMTSATCDINIKDLNRLQVTLKEKLTEKEILLVLDEVWNMNYCDWEVLRNPFKFVAQGSRVIVTTRDDSVASVIRANVTYYVKKLSEEDCWSIFAKHAFHDGNFDAHPELEALGRQIVKKCESLPLAAKAIRALLRSKLDADEWDKVLKSELWHLPMEETNILPALILSYKYLPSHLKRCFVYCSIFPKGYSFDKNELILLWMAEGFLQQPRIKTMEEIGDDYFMALVSRSLFQPYSGDKSRFVMHDLVSDLTKYVWPIYLKGRGLSGNCVQDVPFVLLHIKI
- the LOC122292640 gene encoding putative disease resistance RPP13-like protein 1 isoform X1 — protein: MAGALVGGAFLSAFLQVLFDRMATPKVLDLFRWQKLTKNLLRKLEIALQSMNTVLEDAEDKQLTMPSVRTWLDGLIDAVYDAEDIVDDIFTKALRHELDAEFQIAANKVRNHISLSLFVNKIEREIKELLERLEFLALQKDFIGLRAGVGGNLQERLPTTSLVEESGIFDRDDDKEAIVNLLLSGDSSGNEMSLIAIVGMGGIGKTTLAQLLYNDNRVKQHFNLDAWVCVSKEFDLHTITKTILEAMTSATCDINIKDLNRLQVTLKEKLTEKEILLVLDEVWNMNYCDWEVLRNPFKFVAQGSRVIVTTRDDSVASVIRANVTYYVKKLSEEDCWSIFAKHAFHDGNFDAHPELEALGRQIVKKCESLPLAAKAIRALLRSKLDADEWDKVLKSELWHLPMEETNILPALILSYKYLPSHLKRCFVYCSIFPKGYSFDKNELILLWMAEGFLQQPRIKTMEEIGDDYFMALVSRSLFQPYSGDKSRFVMHDLVSDLTKYVWPIYLKGRGLSGNCVQDVPFVLLHIKI